AATGTTCCTTGATTTTTTGAACAATACTTACTTCATTATTTTTTCTCATTTTGTCGTCTTTAAGCTTTTTCTTTTATTGTAACAAAAAATAAAAGATTTTACTTACTTAAAGACATAAATTTAATAAAATACTTTAGATTGCAAGATATCACAAAATGGGTCATGTATATCATTGCAAACTTCTGTACCGATAAAAACATCATTATCGGTTTTATCATAAGTTTCAGACACAAAGTCCCAATTTATATAAGCCCAAAATTCTTCTAAGTATTTTGGACGTACATTTCTGTAGTCAATATAATATGCATGTTCCCAGACATCACAAACAAGCAAAGGCACAAGATTTGAGCTTAAAGGTGTATCTGCATTTTGAGTTTGTTTTAAAGAAAGCTTACCACCCGCCTCTCTTACAAGCCAAACCCAACCGGAACCAAATAGTGTTGTACCAGCTTTTATAAACTCTTCTTTTAATGATTCCAAAGAACCGAAATCATCCTCTATTTTTGCTAAAAGCTTTTCACTTGGTGTTTTACTTTCATTTGTAAGAGAGTTCCAATAAAAAGTGTGGTTAAAAACTTGTGCAGCATTGTTAAACACCGCTCCATCCGAATCACGGATTATCGAAGATAATGA
The genomic region above belongs to Sulfurimonas lithotrophica and contains:
- a CDS encoding superoxide dismutase, whose translation is MIELPKLPFADNALEPFISEETIQYHYYKHHATYVNKLNELIKGTKYDELSLSSIIRDSDGAVFNNAAQVFNHTFYWNSLTNESKTPSEKLLAKIEDDFGSLESLKEEFIKAGTTLFGSGWVWLVREAGGKLSLKQTQNADTPLSSNLVPLLVCDVWEHAYYIDYRNVRPKYLEEFWAYINWDFVSETYDKTDNDVFIGTEVCNDIHDPFCDILQSKVFY